A window of Symphalangus syndactylus isolate Jambi chromosome 24, NHGRI_mSymSyn1-v2.1_pri, whole genome shotgun sequence contains these coding sequences:
- the PLCG1 gene encoding 1-phosphatidylinositol 4,5-bisphosphate phosphodiesterase gamma-1 isoform X4 — translation MAGAASPCANGCGPGAPSDAEVLHLCRSLEVGTVMTLFYSKKSQRPERKTFQVKLETRQITWSRGADKIEGAIDIREIKEIRPGKTSRDFDRYQEDPAFRPDQSHCFVILYGMEFRLKTLSLQATSEDEVNMWIKGLTWLMEDTLQAPTPLQIERWLRKQFYSVDRNREDRISAKDLKNMLSQVNYRVPNMRFLRERLTDLEQRSGDITYGQFAQLYRSLMYSAQKTMDLPFLEASTLRAGERPELCRVSLPEFQQFLLDYQGELWAVDRLQVQEFMLSFLRDPLREIEEPYFFLDEFVTFLFSKENSVWNSQLDAVCPDTMNNPLSHYWISSSHNTYLTGDQFSSESSLEAYARCLRMGCRCIELDCWDGPDGMPVIYHGHTLTTKIKFSDVLLTIKEHAFVASEYPVILSIEDHCSIAQQRNMAQHFKKVLGDTLLTKPVEISADGLPSPNQLKRKILIKHKKLAEGSAYEEVPTSMMYSENDISNSIKNGILYLEDPVNHEWYPHYFVLTSSKIYYSEETSSDQGNEDEEEPKEVSSSTELHSNEKWFHGKLGAGRDGRHIAERLLTEYCIETGAPDGSFLVRESETFVGDYTLSFWRNGKVQHCRIHSRQDAGTPKFFLTDNLVFDSLYDLITHYQQVPLRCNEFEMRLSEPVPQTNAHESKEWYHASLTRAQAEHMLMRVPRDGAFLVRKRNEPNSYAISFRAEGKIKHCRVQQEGQTVMLGNSEFDSLVDLISYYEKHPLYRKMKLRYPINEEALEKIGTAEPDYGALYEGRNPGFYVEANPMPTFKCAVKALFDYKAQREDELTFTKSAIIQNVEKQEGGWWRGDYGGKKQLWFPSNYVEEMVNPVALEPEREHLDENSPLGDLLRGVLDVPACQIAIRPEGKNNRLFVFSISMASVAHWSLDVAADSQEELQDWVKKIREVAQTADARLTEGKIMERRKKIALELSELVVYCRPVPFDEEKIGTERACYRDMSSFPETKAEKYVNKAKGKKFLQYNRLQLSRIYPKGQRLDSSNYDPLPMWICGSQLVALNFQTPDKPMQMNQALFMTGRHCGYVLQPSNMRDEAFDPFDKSSLRGLEPCAISIEVLGARHLPKNGRGIVCPFVEIEVAGAEYDSTKQKTEFVVDNGLNPVWPAKPFHFQISNPEFAFLRFVVYEEDMFSDQNFLAQATFPVKGLKTGYRAVPLKNNYSEDLELASLLIKIDIFPAKENGDLSPFSGTSLRERGSDASGQLFHGRTREGSFESRYQQPFEDFRISQEHLADHFDSRERRAPRRTRVNGDNRL, via the exons TTGATATTCGCGAAATTAAGGAGATCCGCCCGGGGAAGACCTCACGGGACTTTGATCGCTATCAAGAGGACCCAGCTTTCCGGCCGGACCAGTCACATTGCTTTGTCATTCTCTATGGAATGGAATTTCGCCTGAAAACGCTGAGCCTGCAAG CCACATCTGAGGATGAAGTGAACATGTGGATCAAGGGCTTAACTTGGCTGATGGAGGATACATTGCAGGCACCCACACCCCTGCAGATAGAGAG GTGGCTCCGGAAGCAGTTTTACTCAGTGGATCGGAATCGTGAGGATCG TATATCAGCCAAGGACCTGAAGAACATGCTGTCCCAGGTCAACTACCGGGTCCCCAACATGCGCTTCCTCCGAGAGCGGCTGACG GACCTGGAGCAGCGCAGTGGGGACATCACCTACGGGCAGTTTGCTCAGCTGTACCGCAGCCTCATGTACAGCGCCCAGAAGACG ATGGACCTCCCCTTCTTGGAAGCCAGTACTCTGAG ggctggggagcggCCGGAGCTTTGCCGAGTGTCCCTTCCTGAGTTCCAGCAGTTCCTTCTTGACTACCAGGGG GAGCTGTGGGCTGTTGATCGCCTCCAGGTGCAAGAGTTCATGCTCAGCTTCCTCCGAGACCCCTTACGAGAGATCGAGGAGCCATACTTCTTCCTGGATGAG TTTGTCACCTTCCTGTTCTCCAAAGAGAACAGTGTGTGGAACTCACAGCTGGATGCAGTATGCCCGGACACCATGAACAACCCTCTTTCCCACTACTGGATCTCCTCCTCACACAACAC GTACCTGACCGGGGACCAGTTCTCCAGTGAGTCCTCCTTGGAAGCCTATGCTCGCTGCCTGCGGATGGGCTGTCGCTGCATTGAGT TGGACTGCTGGGACGGCCCGGATGGGATGCCAGTTATTTACCATGGGCACACCCTTACCACCAAGATCAAGTTCTCAGATGTCCTGCTCACCATCAAGGAGCATGCCTTTGTGGCCTCAGA GTACCCAGTCATCCTGTCCATTGAGGACCACTGCAGCATTGCCCAGCAGAGGAACATGGCCCAGCACTTCAAGAAGGTGCTAGGGGACACACTCCTCACCAAGCCCGTGGAGATCTCTGCCGATGGGCTCCCCTCACCCAACCAGCTTAAGAGGAAGATCCTCATCAAG CACAAGAAGCTGGCTGAGGGCAGTGCCTACGAGGAGGTTCCTACCTCCATGATGTACTCTGAGAACGACATCAGCAACTCCATCAAGAATGGCATCCTCTACCTGGAGGACCCTGTGAACCAC GAATGGTATCCCCACTACTTTGTTCTGACCAGCAGCAAGATCTACTACTCTGAGGAGACCAGCAGTGACCAGGGCAACGAGGATGAGGAGGAGCCCAAGGAG GTCAGCAGCAGCACAGAGCTGCACTCCAATGAGAAGTGGTTCCATGGGAAGCTAGGGGCAGGGCGTGATGGGCGTCACATCGCTGAGCGCCTGCTCACTGAGTACTGCATCGAGACCGGAGCCCCTGACGGCTCCTTCCTTGTGCGAGAGAGTGAGACCTTCGTGGGCGACTACACGCTCTCTTTCTG GCGGAACGGGAAAGTCCAGCACTGCCGTATCCACTCCCGGCAAGATGCTGGGACCCCCAAGTTCTTCTTGACAGACAACCTCGTCTTTGACTCCCTCTATGACCTCATCACGCACTACCAGCAGGTGCCCCTGCGCTGTAATGAGTTTGAGATGAGACTTTCAGAGCCTGTCCCACAGACCAACGCCCATGAGAGCAAAGA GTGGTACCACGCGAGCCTGACCAGAGCACAGGCTGAGCACATGCTAATGCGCGTCCCTCGTGATGGGGCCTTCCTGGTGCGGAAGCGGAATGAGCCCAACTCATATGCCATCTCTTTCCG GGCTGAGGGCAAGATCAAGCATTGCCGTGTCCAGCAAGAGGGCCAGACAGTGATGCTAGGGAACTCGGAGTTCGACAGCCTTGTTGACCTCATCAGCTACTATGAGAAACACCCGCTGTACCGCAAGATGAAGCTGCGCTATCCCATCAACGAGGAGGCACTGGAGAAGATTGGCACAGCT GAGCCTGACTACGGGGCCCTGTATGAGGGACGCAACCCTGGCTTCTATGTAGAGGCAAACCCTATGCCAACTttcaag TGTGCGGTCAAAGCCCTCTTTGACTACAAGGCCCAGAGGGAGGACGAGCTGACCTTCACCAAGAGCGCCATCATCCAGAATGTGGAGAAGCAAGAGGGAGGCTG GTGGCGAGGGGACTACGGAGGGAAGAAGCAGCTGTGGTTCCCATCAAACTACGTGGAAGAGATGGTCAACCCCGTGGCCCTGGAGCCGGAGAGGGAG CACTTGGACGAGAACAGCCCCCTAGGGGACTTGCTGCGGGGGGTCCTGGATGTGCCGGCTTGTCAGATTG CCATCCGTCCTGAGGGCAAGAACAACCGGCTCTTCGTCTTCTCCATCAGCATGGCGTCGGTGGCCCACTGGTCCCTGGATGTTGCTGCCGACTCACAGGAGGAGCTGCAGGACTGGGTGAAAAAGATCCGTGAAGTGGCCCAGACCGCAGATGCCAGG CTCACTGAAGGGAAGATAATGGAACGGAGGAAGAAGATTGCCCTGGAGCTCTCTGAACTTGTCGTCTATTGCCGGCCTGTTCCCTTCGATGAAGAGA AGATTGGCACAGAACGTGCTTGCTACCGGGACATGTCATCCTTCCCGGAAACCAAGGCTGAGAAATACGTGAACAAGGCCAAAGGCAAGAAGTTCCTTCAGTACAATCGACTGCAGCTCTCCCGCATCTACCCCAAGGGCCAGCGACTGGATTCCTCCAACTACGATCCTTTGCCCATGTGGATCTGTGGCAGTCAGCTCGTGGCCCTCAACTTCCAGACCCCTG ACAAGCCTATGCAGATGAACCAGGCCCTCTTCATGACAGGCAGGCACTGTGGCTACGTGCTGCAGCCAAGCAACATGCGGGATGAGGCCTTTGACCCCTTTGACAAGAGCAGCCTCCGCGGGCTGGAGCCATGTGCCATCTCTATTGAG GTGCTGGGGGCCCGACATCTGCCAAAGAATGGCCGAGGCATTGTGTGTCCTTTTGTGGAGATTgaggtggctggagctgagtATGACAGCACCAAGCAGAAGACAGAGTTTGTGG TGGACAATGGACTCAACCCTGTATGGCCAGCCAAGCCCTTCCACTTCCAAATCAGTAACCCTGAATTTGCCTTTCTGCGCTTCGTGGTGTATGAGGAAGACATGTTTAGTGACCAGAATTTCCTGGCTCAGGCTACTTTCCCGGTAAAAGGCCTGAAGACAG GATACAGAGCAGTGCCTTTGAAGAACAACTACAGCGAGGACCTGGAGTTGGCCTCCCTGCTGATCAAGATTGATATTTTCCCTGCCAAG gagaatggtgaccTCAGTCCCTTCAGTGGTACGTCCCTGCGGGAGCGGGGCTCAGATGCCTCAGGCCAGCTGTTTCACGGCCGAACCCGGGAAGGCTCCTTTGAATCCCGCTACCAGCAGCCATTTGAGGACTTCCGCATCTCCCAGGAGCATCTCGCAGACCATTTTGACAGTCGAGAACGAAG GGCCCCAAGAAGGACTCGGGTCAATGGAGACAACCGCCTCTAG
- the PLCG1 gene encoding 1-phosphatidylinositol 4,5-bisphosphate phosphodiesterase gamma-1 isoform X3: MAGAASPCANGCGPGAPSDAEVLHLCRSLEVGTVMTLFYSKKSQRPERKTFQVKLETRQITWSRGADKIEGAIDIREIKEIRPGKTSRDFDRYQEDPAFRPDQSHCFVILYGMEFRLKTLSLQATSEDEVNMWIKGLTWLMEDTLQAPTPLQIERWLRKQFYSVDRNREDRISAKDLKNMLSQVNYRVPNMRFLRERLTDLEQRSGDITYGQFAQLYRSLMYSAQKTMDLPFLEASTLRAGERPELCRVSLPEFQQFLLDYQGELWAVDRLQVQEFMLSFLRDPLREIEEPYFFLDEFVTFLFSKENSVWNSQLDAVCPDTMNNPLSHYWISSSHNTYLTGDQFSSESSLEAYARCLRMGCRCIELDCWDGPDGMPVIYHGHTLTTKIKFSDVLLTIKEHAFVASEYPVILSIEDHCSIAQQRNMAQHFKKVLGDTLLTKPVEISADGLPSPNQLKRKILIKHKKLAEGSAYEEVPTSMMYSENDISNSIKNGILYLEDPVNHEWYPHYFVLTSSKIYYSEETSSDQGNEDEEEPKEVSSSTELHSNEKWFHGKLGAGRDGRHIAERLLTEYCIETGAPDGSFLVRESETFVGDYTLSFWRNGKVQHCRIHSRQDAGTPKFFLTDNLVFDSLYDLITHYQQVPLRCNEFEMRLSEPVPQTNAHESKEWYHASLTRAQAEHMLMRVPRDGAFLVRKRNEPNSYAISFRAEGKIKHCRVQQEGQTVMLGNSEFDSLVDLISYYEKHPLYRKMKLRYPINEEALEKIGTAEPDYGALYEGRNPGFYVEANPMPTFKCAVKALFDYKAQREDELTFTKSAIIQNVEKQEGGWWRGDYGGKKQLWFPSNYVEEMVNPVALEPEREHLDENSPLGDLLRGVLDVPACQIAIRPEGKNNRLFVFSISMASVAHWSLDVAADSQEELQDWVKKIREVAQTADARLTEGKIMERRKKIALELSELVVYCRPVPFDEEKIGTERACYRDMSSFPETKAEKYVNKAKGKKFLQYNRLQLSRIYPKGQRLDSSNYDPLPMWICGSQLVALNFQTPDKPMQMNQALFMTGRHCGYVLQPSNMRDEAFDPFDKSSLRGLEPCAISIEVLGARHLPKNGRGIVCPFVEIEVAGAEYDSTKQKTEFVVDNGLNPVWPAKPFHFQISNPEFAFLRFVVYEEDMFSDQNFLAQATFPVKGLKTGYRAVPLKNNYSEDLELASLLIKIDIFPAKQENGDLSPFSGTSLRERGSDASGQLFHGRTREGSFESRYQQPFEDFRISQEHLADHFDSRERRAPRRTRVNGDNRL, translated from the exons TTGATATTCGCGAAATTAAGGAGATCCGCCCGGGGAAGACCTCACGGGACTTTGATCGCTATCAAGAGGACCCAGCTTTCCGGCCGGACCAGTCACATTGCTTTGTCATTCTCTATGGAATGGAATTTCGCCTGAAAACGCTGAGCCTGCAAG CCACATCTGAGGATGAAGTGAACATGTGGATCAAGGGCTTAACTTGGCTGATGGAGGATACATTGCAGGCACCCACACCCCTGCAGATAGAGAG GTGGCTCCGGAAGCAGTTTTACTCAGTGGATCGGAATCGTGAGGATCG TATATCAGCCAAGGACCTGAAGAACATGCTGTCCCAGGTCAACTACCGGGTCCCCAACATGCGCTTCCTCCGAGAGCGGCTGACG GACCTGGAGCAGCGCAGTGGGGACATCACCTACGGGCAGTTTGCTCAGCTGTACCGCAGCCTCATGTACAGCGCCCAGAAGACG ATGGACCTCCCCTTCTTGGAAGCCAGTACTCTGAG ggctggggagcggCCGGAGCTTTGCCGAGTGTCCCTTCCTGAGTTCCAGCAGTTCCTTCTTGACTACCAGGGG GAGCTGTGGGCTGTTGATCGCCTCCAGGTGCAAGAGTTCATGCTCAGCTTCCTCCGAGACCCCTTACGAGAGATCGAGGAGCCATACTTCTTCCTGGATGAG TTTGTCACCTTCCTGTTCTCCAAAGAGAACAGTGTGTGGAACTCACAGCTGGATGCAGTATGCCCGGACACCATGAACAACCCTCTTTCCCACTACTGGATCTCCTCCTCACACAACAC GTACCTGACCGGGGACCAGTTCTCCAGTGAGTCCTCCTTGGAAGCCTATGCTCGCTGCCTGCGGATGGGCTGTCGCTGCATTGAGT TGGACTGCTGGGACGGCCCGGATGGGATGCCAGTTATTTACCATGGGCACACCCTTACCACCAAGATCAAGTTCTCAGATGTCCTGCTCACCATCAAGGAGCATGCCTTTGTGGCCTCAGA GTACCCAGTCATCCTGTCCATTGAGGACCACTGCAGCATTGCCCAGCAGAGGAACATGGCCCAGCACTTCAAGAAGGTGCTAGGGGACACACTCCTCACCAAGCCCGTGGAGATCTCTGCCGATGGGCTCCCCTCACCCAACCAGCTTAAGAGGAAGATCCTCATCAAG CACAAGAAGCTGGCTGAGGGCAGTGCCTACGAGGAGGTTCCTACCTCCATGATGTACTCTGAGAACGACATCAGCAACTCCATCAAGAATGGCATCCTCTACCTGGAGGACCCTGTGAACCAC GAATGGTATCCCCACTACTTTGTTCTGACCAGCAGCAAGATCTACTACTCTGAGGAGACCAGCAGTGACCAGGGCAACGAGGATGAGGAGGAGCCCAAGGAG GTCAGCAGCAGCACAGAGCTGCACTCCAATGAGAAGTGGTTCCATGGGAAGCTAGGGGCAGGGCGTGATGGGCGTCACATCGCTGAGCGCCTGCTCACTGAGTACTGCATCGAGACCGGAGCCCCTGACGGCTCCTTCCTTGTGCGAGAGAGTGAGACCTTCGTGGGCGACTACACGCTCTCTTTCTG GCGGAACGGGAAAGTCCAGCACTGCCGTATCCACTCCCGGCAAGATGCTGGGACCCCCAAGTTCTTCTTGACAGACAACCTCGTCTTTGACTCCCTCTATGACCTCATCACGCACTACCAGCAGGTGCCCCTGCGCTGTAATGAGTTTGAGATGAGACTTTCAGAGCCTGTCCCACAGACCAACGCCCATGAGAGCAAAGA GTGGTACCACGCGAGCCTGACCAGAGCACAGGCTGAGCACATGCTAATGCGCGTCCCTCGTGATGGGGCCTTCCTGGTGCGGAAGCGGAATGAGCCCAACTCATATGCCATCTCTTTCCG GGCTGAGGGCAAGATCAAGCATTGCCGTGTCCAGCAAGAGGGCCAGACAGTGATGCTAGGGAACTCGGAGTTCGACAGCCTTGTTGACCTCATCAGCTACTATGAGAAACACCCGCTGTACCGCAAGATGAAGCTGCGCTATCCCATCAACGAGGAGGCACTGGAGAAGATTGGCACAGCT GAGCCTGACTACGGGGCCCTGTATGAGGGACGCAACCCTGGCTTCTATGTAGAGGCAAACCCTATGCCAACTttcaag TGTGCGGTCAAAGCCCTCTTTGACTACAAGGCCCAGAGGGAGGACGAGCTGACCTTCACCAAGAGCGCCATCATCCAGAATGTGGAGAAGCAAGAGGGAGGCTG GTGGCGAGGGGACTACGGAGGGAAGAAGCAGCTGTGGTTCCCATCAAACTACGTGGAAGAGATGGTCAACCCCGTGGCCCTGGAGCCGGAGAGGGAG CACTTGGACGAGAACAGCCCCCTAGGGGACTTGCTGCGGGGGGTCCTGGATGTGCCGGCTTGTCAGATTG CCATCCGTCCTGAGGGCAAGAACAACCGGCTCTTCGTCTTCTCCATCAGCATGGCGTCGGTGGCCCACTGGTCCCTGGATGTTGCTGCCGACTCACAGGAGGAGCTGCAGGACTGGGTGAAAAAGATCCGTGAAGTGGCCCAGACCGCAGATGCCAGG CTCACTGAAGGGAAGATAATGGAACGGAGGAAGAAGATTGCCCTGGAGCTCTCTGAACTTGTCGTCTATTGCCGGCCTGTTCCCTTCGATGAAGAGA AGATTGGCACAGAACGTGCTTGCTACCGGGACATGTCATCCTTCCCGGAAACCAAGGCTGAGAAATACGTGAACAAGGCCAAAGGCAAGAAGTTCCTTCAGTACAATCGACTGCAGCTCTCCCGCATCTACCCCAAGGGCCAGCGACTGGATTCCTCCAACTACGATCCTTTGCCCATGTGGATCTGTGGCAGTCAGCTCGTGGCCCTCAACTTCCAGACCCCTG ACAAGCCTATGCAGATGAACCAGGCCCTCTTCATGACAGGCAGGCACTGTGGCTACGTGCTGCAGCCAAGCAACATGCGGGATGAGGCCTTTGACCCCTTTGACAAGAGCAGCCTCCGCGGGCTGGAGCCATGTGCCATCTCTATTGAG GTGCTGGGGGCCCGACATCTGCCAAAGAATGGCCGAGGCATTGTGTGTCCTTTTGTGGAGATTgaggtggctggagctgagtATGACAGCACCAAGCAGAAGACAGAGTTTGTGG TGGACAATGGACTCAACCCTGTATGGCCAGCCAAGCCCTTCCACTTCCAAATCAGTAACCCTGAATTTGCCTTTCTGCGCTTCGTGGTGTATGAGGAAGACATGTTTAGTGACCAGAATTTCCTGGCTCAGGCTACTTTCCCGGTAAAAGGCCTGAAGACAG GATACAGAGCAGTGCCTTTGAAGAACAACTACAGCGAGGACCTGGAGTTGGCCTCCCTGCTGATCAAGATTGATATTTTCCCTGCCAAG caggagaatggtgaccTCAGTCCCTTCAGTGGTACGTCCCTGCGGGAGCGGGGCTCAGATGCCTCAGGCCAGCTGTTTCACGGCCGAACCCGGGAAGGCTCCTTTGAATCCCGCTACCAGCAGCCATTTGAGGACTTCCGCATCTCCCAGGAGCATCTCGCAGACCATTTTGACAGTCGAGAACGAAG GGCCCCAAGAAGGACTCGGGTCAATGGAGACAACCGCCTCTAG